TTTTTGCTCACCATCATTTAACGCATAAACCCTATCTATAGGAAGTTCCTCAGCTCGCTCCAGTTCAGTAATAGGCGGCTGTAAGGAATCGCGACTAATCAAACGGCGGTATTTGCAGTCAAATACCCATTTCCCTGTTTTTACGTAGCCATCAGCATAAATTACTACGCCATTACCTAGGTCTTTTTTAAAGACACTTGTCATTACCTTTATTCCATAGCTTGCCGTAAGCAGCAATAAAGGGGCCAAGATGACAAAGCCAATCCAAAAAACTTTACTTCGGTAGAAATTCAAAGAAACCTCCTGGCACACCTATGGGGGTATCACCTGAGGCTACAGGGTTAATGGCTCCCATGCTTTGATACGTAAAATCGTACAATTCATCACTGTAGCTGCGCTCTTCTTTGAGCATGTTCCATTTCCTACACCACTCCACATTTGGCTCGGTGTTATTACTGATCTCGCACAGCTTACCAAGCTGCCGCTCTTCAACTGATCCCCAAGTGTTCTTGTAGTCAGAACGACGAATAAAAGCCCGTACCTTGATCTGCAAATGGTTGGCCAATAACTGCGCCAGACTCTCATTGGTTTGCGGGTAGAGTTGCAGCGCCTCCTCAATAAGGTAGTCAGGGGTATTGCCCATGCCAGTCCGGCAGGCATAGCTATCGATCTGTGCAGTGCTGGAAAAAGCCAACACCGAAATCTGCTTGTAGCTAAGAACATCCAATGACATTTGGCTGCTTTCCGGAAGCAGGTAGCCGAAGGCAACGCTTTGCGGGACGCCATGACTGAATAGTGAAAGGTGTTCGATGGGAGATTGCTTCCGATCTTGACCTTGGTTCAGGTAGTCGAAAAGCGCCTGTGCACTCGCGACTTCAACATATCCGGCCTCGTATGCTTGAGCAGATCCACGGGCAGCATTGAGCATCTCGGGGCTGTATCCAGGTGTAAAGACAATCAGTGTTCGTTTCAGGTCGGGCTTGTTGCGTTTAAATTCGGCCAGCTCACGTACTGCTTGTGCAATAAACATCATTTTATTACCTGAACTGCTGTCATGCTGACTCCCCGCTACTGCAATCAGTTCCGGAGTAATGGGTTCATTCTGTGTTGTGGGCGAATCTCCCGGCTTAACCAATGCTCCTGCCAGTAAGGCCCGCTGATTCAACTGCGGGTCGGCTAGCAGCTCAGCCATTACTTGATCATCCACCACACCATCCGGGCGGATCGCGCCGAGCTTTGCGAAGTTGATGATGCTTTGCGTAGCTCCACCGCCACACTGGAAGCCGCCGAAAGTATCCGTGCTGCCAGTCACAATGGTGCCGCCATGGCTGGTTGGGCTACCCAAATGAGCTAACGGCCGGTGATCAACGACAATGGACGGAAAACCTGTGGTGATAACCGCGCCACAGCCGCATACATCGCCCACACGGGCTGCGCCTAAAAAGTTGATTTGTGTATCGGGTGAAGCTGAAACGATTGGTGATGAGCCGTGGCCGAGCATCGGGCACACATGCATGTCACCGAGTCGAGCGGTGGGAGTCATGCCATTCCTTGGAAATGTCGCTTTATGCGGGCGCGCAATACTAGCCAGCATTAACCACTGATTGGCCCAGACACGTCCTGAATTGTGTTTTGAGGCACATTATTAGTGGCAAAGGGATCAACCTGCTGCTTGGATCAGCAGCAGGCGTAATCCGGGGAACGTTGACCACTGAAATGCGTTGAGCATCCTTGCATCTGCGCAAGACCAAAAACCGGAAGGCGGAAACGCTTTGCGGTTCCGTCCTACTGGCTAACTACGCACCCTCACCCTTTCTGCAAATTCCGAATCAAATAACTCAACGCCTTGGCCAGCTCACTCGCGCCGCTATGGTCACGGACGATTGTGAGCAGCGTGCTGCTACTGTCGCCCGGTGTGCGGAGGGTGCAGGTGATGCCGGAGTTTGGGCATTCGTAGCGGACGAAGGGGTCTACGCCGAAGAGTGGGACGACGCGGTTGCTGACGGACAGGGTGTGGTTTTGCGGGTCGCGTTTTTCTTCGCGCAGGAGCAGTTCGCCGCTGTCGCCTTCGCGCAGTTGGTAGGAGAGGTCTTCGCGTTTGGCCTGGCCGACTTGGTAGCCCGCAGTGAGTGCGTAGGTTTTGAGCAATTGATTGCAGTGGGCGAGCAGCGCCTGGCGTTCGTTTTGGGTTTGGTAGGTGCGTTTGAGTTCTTGCAGGTATTGGCCTTGTTCGCTGCTGCTAAGGATGGGCCCAGGATCGGTGGCAAAGGCCAGTGGCGCGGCCAGCCAGCAACTCAGGATTAACGCCGATAGTCGCGATCTTGTCAGTCGTGGTTGCATGATGCACCTTTGCTCGTAGGCTATTGCTGTTATTGGGTTCATCTGGCCCGGCAGCTTACTGCAAGTTGCAGGTTTATTGAAAAGCCGCCAGTTGCCCTCATTTATCCGATGCCGATTTCTTATTACAGCCGCTCACGTTGTTGGCCCGGCTGTTCCGCCATTCAAGGACACCGCTATGGTTCTGCGCTCACAGATTCTTACTGAAAAAAGCCACCTGCCCACCCCGGAGCAGGCGCTGCCCGGCCGCGCCGATGCCATGCCTGTTCCCGAGCAGCATTACGTCAACGGCAATCCCCTGAAAGGGCCGTTCCCAGAGCATCTGCAACAGGCAGTGTTTGGCCTGGGTTGTTTCTGGGGCGCGGAGCGGCGCTTCTGGCAACAACCGGGAGTATGGACCACAGCAGTAGGCTATGCCGGTGGTTTTACGCCCAACCCGACTTATGAGGAAACCTGCTCAGGCCTGACCGGCCACACCGAGGTGGTGCTGGTGGTGTTTGATCCGCAGGTGATCAGCTATGAAGATTTGCTCAAGCTGTTCTGGGAGGTGCACAACCCGACTCAGGGCATGCGTCAGGGCAACGACATCGGCACCCAGTACCGCTCGGCTATTTATTGCACAACGGACGAACAACTGGCCGCCGCCGAAGCCAGCCGCGAGCAGTTCCAGCAAGCACTGGAGGCTCAAGGTTTTGGGGCGATCACCACGGAAATCCAAATGGCGCCGACCTTCTATTACGCCGAGGCTTATCACCAGCAGTATCTGGCGAAAAACCCCGGCGGCTATTGCGGTCTGCGTGGCACGGGCGTGTGCTTACCTGCCTGAGTCTGGAATAACGTCTGTGTGCCTTGACCGGCAAACTTTTGCCGGTCAAGGCAAGAGCCTCCCAGATAGCCATCTGAAAAAAGCACCCTTGTACCCAATTAAGTGACAAGTAAGGCTTCACCACCCAACAGCGCCACTATTTTGCCTTCACATGATTGCCTTAAATCACTGTCACTCTCTTTTTTGAGCGCTTTGGCCTGTTTAATGCTTTCAAGCCATCCAGCTCATATTGAAACCAATTCGACATTGGATATCAGTTCAAAAGGAGTTTGACATGCATATCTCTGCCTTAATCAAAACCTTCGCACCAGTATTGCTATGTGTTGCTACATCCGCTGCGTTCGCAGATGGAGCCTACGTCAGCGACAAAGTGTTAGAGACAATAAACCGCCCCAACACTTGGTTTAGAACTGACTTTCCCATTGTTGGCCCATCCCTGCCATCCAACGCAAGGGTTAATTCAGTTAGTTGGAGGTATGACGTAGGCAGCATACCGGCTGGAGGTACATTACAGGCTCAGATTTGCCATGGAACAGCCCAAGCTTGCCATGACATTTCTACAAGCAGATCTGGCACAACAGATGTTTTCAAAAGCAAACCGGCATCTACCCCGTTTTTTATGCAATATCGAATAAACCGAACGTCCTCTTTTCCACCCGTAAGTGGGAAAGCTGCACAAGTAATCATTAACTGGGGCCAGTGATCTGACGGATTGATGCTCTGGCAATCTGAAGGTAATCCCACGAGCAAGGAGATGCAGAAATGGGCATTACGGATATTGGCGCATATTTAACGAGAACCGGCACAGTTATAAGCAAGCCGAGCATAGGCACTTCAGCCACACTCAAAATTGCTAGTCCTGCTCAAGCTGGGGCATCACCGAGCATAGAAGTGTCACTGTCCCCACAAGGGCAATTTCTGGCAAGTGGTGATCTGCCCGGTTGGATTGGCGAGCGTCTTGAATTCCTGCGCAGCGATCCGGATCAGACCTCGGCGATGAAATGGGTGGAGTCGCTGGCCACAGGTCAGGGGGGCGGGTTGATTTCCAACGGGCCTAACTCGGACGGTGTTAACGATGTTTACTGGGCAGCAACAGGTGAACCAGTGACACCTGAAAGCAAAGCCCGAGTGGAAAGAATTAGCTTACAGATTCAGCAGGCAACCACCGCGATTTACCAAAACCTGCGGGCTGAAGGTAAATCAGCGGCGGATATATTTGCCAGTATCAGCCAGTACATGAGCACCCAGCCGAAAGACTATCTGGAGATCAATAACTGGTATCGTCCAACCTACGCTACGGCCTAAATTCAGGCTACGTCAGCAGGCTCAAACGTATGGGTTTGAGCCGCTTTCCACATGCGTGAGTAGAACTCGCCTGAGACTTCCCCGGTGAGCAATTCACCGGGTTTCAGGAACACGTGCAGCTGCGAGTAGAGTTTGATCTCACTGGCAGACATGCGACGCACCAGGTGCTTGGCTTCGATCTGTTCCGGGTGCTGTAGGCCTGCGGCGGCAAGCATTTCGGCCAACGCCTTGAGGGTGTTGGTGTGGAAGCTGTAGACGCGCTCGGCCTTGTCCGGCACTACCAGCGCGCGCTGGCGCAGCTCATCCTGAGTGGCGACGCCGGTCGGGCATTTGTTGGTGTGGCAGGACTGGCTCTGGATGCAGCCGATGGCGAACATAAAGCCGCGCGCTGAGTTGGCCCAGTCGGCACCCAGTGCCATAACGCTGGCGAGGTCGAAGGCGCTGACGATCTTACCGCTGGCGCCAATACGAATTTTGTCGCGCAGGCCGACTCCGACCAGGGTGTTATGCACAAACAGCAGGCCTTCACGCAGGGGCACGCCGATGTGGTCGGTGAATTCCAGCGGCGCCGCGCCGGTGCCGCCTTCTTTACCGTCCACCACGATAAAGTCCGGGAGGATGCCGGTTTCCAGCATAGCCTTGGCGATGCCCATAAACTCCCACGGATGCCCCAGGCAGAACTTGAAGCCGACTGGCTTGCCATCGGACAGCTCACGCAGGCGCTGAACGAATTGCAGCAGCTCAGTGGGGTTGGAGAACTCGGAGTGGCTGGCTGGGGAAACGCAATCCTGCCCCATCGGGACGCCACGGGTGCTGGCGATTTCAGCGGTGATCTTATGCTTGGGCAGGATGCCGCCGTGGCCCGGTTTGGCGCCTTGGCTGAGTTTGATTTCGATCATCTTCACTTGCGGGTCAGCAGCTTGCTCGGCAAAGCGCTTGGGATCGAAACGGCCGTCTTCGGTACGGCAACCGAAATAACCACTGCCCAGCTCCCACACCAGATCACCACCGTTTTCACGGTGATACGGGCTGATGCTGCCTTCGCCAGTGTCGTGGTAGAAGCCGCCCATTTTCGCGCCACGGTTAAGGGCGCGGATGGCGTTGGCGCTGAGCGAGCCAAAACTCATGGCGGAGATGTTGAAGACAGAGGCCGAATACGGATGCTTGCACTGCGGGCCGCCGATGGTGATGCGGAAAGTAGCCGGATCACAATGAACAGCCGGTGCCATGGAGTGGCCAATAAACTCGAAGCCGTTCTCATAGACATCAGTCAGCGTACCGAAGGCTTTTTCCGAACTCTGCTTTTTAGCGCGGGCATATACCAGCGAGCGCTGGGCACGGGAGAACGGCAGTTGTTCTTTGTCGCTCTCGAGCAAGTATTGGCGAATTTCCGGGCGAATCGCTTCGATCATGTAGCGAAAGTGGCCAAGAATCGGATAGTTACGCAGAACAGCATGACGAGTCTGGAGCAGATCTCGCACACCCACCAAGCTCAGTACCGCTGTGATCAAGGTCACCAACCACAGCCACTCATGGCTGCCCAGAAACGGCAGGCTGAGTAGGGTGAAAATGATGCAGAAACCAAGAAAGGCATAGCGGTTCAACAAAGAGAAACTCATACAGACTCCTAAGTACTCGGCTCATCAGGTTTGCTCCGGCACG
The Pseudomonas mendocina DNA segment above includes these coding regions:
- a CDS encoding PAAR domain-containing protein, which translates into the protein MTPTARLGDMHVCPMLGHGSSPIVSASPDTQINFLGAARVGDVCGCGAVITTGFPSIVVDHRPLAHLGSPTSHGGTIVTGSTDTFGGFQCGGGATQSIINFAKLGAIRPDGVVDDQVMAELLADPQLNQRALLAGALVKPGDSPTTQNEPITPELIAVAGSQHDSSSGNKMMFIAQAVRELAEFKRNKPDLKRTLIVFTPGYSPEMLNAARGSAQAYEAGYVEVASAQALFDYLNQGQDRKQSPIEHLSLFSHGVPQSVAFGYLLPESSQMSLDVLSYKQISVLAFSSTAQIDSYACRTGMGNTPDYLIEEALQLYPQTNESLAQLLANHLQIKVRAFIRRSDYKNTWGSVEERQLGKLCEISNNTEPNVEWCRKWNMLKEERSYSDELYDFTYQSMGAINPVASGDTPIGVPGGFFEFLPK
- the msrA gene encoding peptide-methionine (S)-S-oxide reductase MsrA: MVLRSQILTEKSHLPTPEQALPGRADAMPVPEQHYVNGNPLKGPFPEHLQQAVFGLGCFWGAERRFWQQPGVWTTAVGYAGGFTPNPTYEETCSGLTGHTEVVLVVFDPQVISYEDLLKLFWEVHNPTQGMRQGNDIGTQYRSAIYCTTDEQLAAAEASREQFQQALEAQGFGAITTEIQMAPTFYYAEAYHQQYLAKNPGGYCGLRGTGVCLPA
- a CDS encoding FMN-binding glutamate synthase family protein encodes the protein MSFSLLNRYAFLGFCIIFTLLSLPFLGSHEWLWLVTLITAVLSLVGVRDLLQTRHAVLRNYPILGHFRYMIEAIRPEIRQYLLESDKEQLPFSRAQRSLVYARAKKQSSEKAFGTLTDVYENGFEFIGHSMAPAVHCDPATFRITIGGPQCKHPYSASVFNISAMSFGSLSANAIRALNRGAKMGGFYHDTGEGSISPYHRENGGDLVWELGSGYFGCRTEDGRFDPKRFAEQAADPQVKMIEIKLSQGAKPGHGGILPKHKITAEIASTRGVPMGQDCVSPASHSEFSNPTELLQFVQRLRELSDGKPVGFKFCLGHPWEFMGIAKAMLETGILPDFIVVDGKEGGTGAAPLEFTDHIGVPLREGLLFVHNTLVGVGLRDKIRIGASGKIVSAFDLASVMALGADWANSARGFMFAIGCIQSQSCHTNKCPTGVATQDELRQRALVVPDKAERVYSFHTNTLKALAEMLAAAGLQHPEQIEAKHLVRRMSASEIKLYSQLHVFLKPGELLTGEVSGEFYSRMWKAAQTHTFEPADVA